The window AGGGCTTATGCCTTTAGTGGCAGAAATATCAGCCAGTGGGGTTGTTGATACGCCATCCGTATAGACTCCGACAGAATCTAGTGTATTTTCAAATGTATTGATCACACCAAAGATGCCGATAGAACCTGTTATCGTATTTGGGCTAGAAATAATATAGTCAGCTGGTGTTGAGACCCAATAGCCACCTGATGCCGCCATACCGCCCATAGAGACGATAACTGGCTTACCTGCTGCTCGCGCAGAGGCTAATTCATTACGAATCAGATCAGAGGCTGTGACACTACCACCGGGGCTATTAACACGTAAGATGATTGCTTTGATGTTGTTATCTAAGCGAGCTTCTCTAATTTGCGAACTGATCAGGTCTCCACTGGCAATACCCGGCGCTTGGGGGCCATCCATGATCGCACCTTGTACAACGATCACCGCAATATTGCCGGGCATTTCAGCGCCGATACTGGTGATTTTTGCTGAATAATCATAGATACTCACGTAATTAAAATGTTTCTCTTGGTCATTCCAACCAAATTGCTTCTTGAGCACATTTTCAGCTTGTTCACGCGTATAGATTTTGTCGACAAGTTTTTGGTTTAGGGCATATTTCGCGTTATCACCGTCAGAAGCACGTAATTTATTGAGTAATGCCTCTGTACCTGGAAAAATTCCTTCCGCTGTGGTTTTACGGTTTTTAGCCAAAGTCTCTAGATAGTTACCCCATAAGGCATCTAACCACTGCTTAGTCGATTCACGAGCTTCTGGTGACATATTGTCACGCATTAGCGGCTCAACTGCCGATTTATACGTCCCTACACGGAAAATATGGCTACTGACTTTGAGCTTTTCTAACAGTGATTTGTAATAAAGGGTATTGGTTGAAAAACCTTGAATGCCGACCATTCCTTGTGGTGCAAGGAAAATGTGGTCAGCATAACTGGCTAAGTAATATTGAGATTGACTAAAGCTATCACCAACTGCATAAATAGGTTTACCAGAGTCTTTAAACTCGGTAATGGCTTTACCAATAAAATTGAGCGAAGGTTGGTCGGCTCCAACAAGATTGTCTAAGCGGAGTACCATACCGGTAATACGGTCATCGGTGGCGGCACTGCGGATCGTATCGACAATATCAAATAGCGAGTTTTCTTGCATTCGGCTATTGGGAGTCCCCAAGAGTTCACGGCTCATACGACCAAAAGGGTCAGGTGTTGAGACTTGATCAACAACTACGCCCTGTAAATCAACATACAGTGCACCAAAATAGTTTTGGTCAGGTTTAGAATCGGATTGATATAGCGCTATCGAACCAATGACTAAAAAACACAATACAAGAAAAATGGTATTGAAAACCAGCTCTCGAATAAAATTTAGTATTCGCCAACTAAACTTAAATACAGTGGCGATGATTTCCCATATTTGACGCATAATTTCTCCGACACACGAATTTGCACTTGTTATCTTAATGAAATAAAAACAGTTGTCTGCTAATGAATGATATTTTTATTCATAACAATGTTTTCTAGCGCGTTGTACAATATCGTGATTATATTTTTCAACACACACAAATGATATAATTCAATTTATTAATCAATATAATACTGTAGTCTCTCTCAAGCGAATAAGACTGCCAAAAAGCTTTGTAGACACAGTAGAATAACCTTAAATCGGTTATTTAATCATTAAATAGCATGATTATGATTGCTTGTTTGAATGACTATTATATCAGTTTACTCTGAATCGGAGATGAATATGGATGCTTTAACCCTTTTATTGAACCGCCGTTCAGCTTCACGGCTAACAACGCCAGCACCACAAGGTGATGAGTTACAAAATATTTTGGCCGCAGGCATGCGAGCGCCGGATCATGGTGCTTTACGTCCTTGGCACTTTGTTGTTATGCAAGGTGAAGGGTTAAAT of the Providencia stuartii genome contains:
- the sppA gene encoding signal peptide peptidase SppA — translated: MRQIWEIIATVFKFSWRILNFIRELVFNTIFLVLCFLVIGSIALYQSDSKPDQNYFGALYVDLQGVVVDQVSTPDPFGRMSRELLGTPNSRMQENSLFDIVDTIRSAATDDRITGMVLRLDNLVGADQPSLNFIGKAITEFKDSGKPIYAVGDSFSQSQYYLASYADHIFLAPQGMVGIQGFSTNTLYYKSLLEKLKVSSHIFRVGTYKSAVEPLMRDNMSPEARESTKQWLDALWGNYLETLAKNRKTTAEGIFPGTEALLNKLRASDGDNAKYALNQKLVDKIYTREQAENVLKKQFGWNDQEKHFNYVSIYDYSAKITSIGAEMPGNIAVIVVQGAIMDGPQAPGIASGDLISSQIREARLDNNIKAIILRVNSPGGSVTASDLIRNELASARAAGKPVIVSMGGMAASGGYWVSTPADYIISSPNTITGSIGIFGVINTFENTLDSVGVYTDGVSTTPLADISATKGISPEFADMMQITIENGYKTFIGLVAKARHKTPEEIDKIAQGRVWIGSDAKKLGLVDQLGDFDDAVTKAAELAKLDSVQLDWMQPELSFMDQLILELSNSAQAIVPDVLQVFLPPAVATDIRQQAQFFLKMNDPQNRYAFCLNCADIH